A region of the Bacillus sp. NP247 genome:
TACATAGAAGGCATATATGATAATAACGAAGCGGAGTATGCCGCATTATTATACGGGATGAATACACTCGAGGAATTAGGAATTAAGTATGAAGCAGTTACACTTCGTGGAGATTCTCAAGTTGTACTGCAACAACTAGCTGGTGAATGGCCTTGCTATGATGAGCATTTAAATCATTACTTAGATCAAATTGAACAAAAAGCGAAGCAAATGAAATTAAAGCTTGTTTGTGAACCGATATCTAGAAAACAAAATAAAGAGGCACATCAATTAGCAGCGCAAGCATTAGAAGGGACGACAATTGATAGTCATAAAGAAATAACCGAATAGAGAGGTGCACACGTGAAGAAGAAGCAACTCATTACAGAGGTAAATGACTTATTAGAAACGTATTGCGGAGGGTGTTTCCTGCAGGAACATAATCGGAAAAATCATAGTAAATACTATGCCCATTCTTTTTGTATACGGCAATGTACGGTTGGAGAGAAGTTAAAAAAGTATGGGGAGCAATTGTCATAAAAAAACATCCAGAGAATTTTCTCTGGATGTTTTTTAGTGCTTCGCTTCGTGTAATTGATGCTCGCATTTACTTAATTTTTTTTCTTCATTCATTAGAAATGGCTCATCTAAATCCGTTGCAACGGATTTCATGATTTCAAGCTGAGAACGAGCCGATTCTACTGCAGTAGTGGCATGCTCTAATGTGTCTGGATCCATTGAAATTGTTGCAGAACCTACCATTTTTTGTGCAGTTTCTACACGGAATTTTAC
Encoded here:
- a CDS encoding DUF2564 family protein — protein: MGSHVNDFEEVKFRVETAQKMVGSATISMDPDTLEHATTAVESARSQLEIMKSVATDLDEPFLMNEEKKLSKCEHQLHEAKH
- a CDS encoding ribonuclease H family protein, whose protein sequence is MKYKIHWLYKTKRGLQTELTTDYMNIEEVLQFAEDFEKTGRVKELLFYDEMDAEWSLKEMKKLSKQVEEDLQEIQVYFDGGYDVQTKEAGVGICVYYKKGNTNYRIRRNAYIEGIYDNNEAEYAALLYGMNTLEELGIKYEAVTLRGDSQVVLQQLAGEWPCYDEHLNHYLDQIEQKAKQMKLKLVCEPISRKQNKEAHQLAAQALEGTTIDSHKEITE
- a CDS encoding zinc-finger domain-containing protein; amino-acid sequence: MKKKQLITEVNDLLETYCGGCFLQEHNRKNHSKYYAHSFCIRQCTVGEKLKKYGEQLS